The genomic region TTATACTTATTTGTCCTATATGTTGTATCAATCGATAAGACATCACcaaaatattcataatcaaCCTCGCATCTGTAGTCCCTAAAGAAAAAGTTCATCACCCTATCATCATCATCCAATTGAACATTCCAGTAAAAATAATTCTCCTTATTAGCCTtgtttataaaatattgaataagTGCAGTGGCATCTCCATTCTCAACTTTGGTATGTTTTTTCAACCGACTCATATCGTCATATGCGTCCTTTCTAATAAAACCTATATTTTGTGGCCCACATGCTTCATTTTCCATAAAAGAGACAGCATTAGAGACGGATATTCCAGCATTTACCATAGCTTCTAGAGTAGACTTCTTTGCATGTGATATATTACGTGCCGATCTTAGCAAGTGAGTTTGATCAGGTGCAAACATCTCATGGTTATGCTCTTCAAAAAATCTACTCACCCACCATTCACACCCTTTTTCCCTTGTAATCTTCAATTTGGCTTTACATTGTGTTCTAAC from Primulina huaijiensis isolate GDHJ02 unplaced genomic scaffold, ASM1229523v2 scaffold3483, whole genome shotgun sequence harbors:
- the LOC140968264 gene encoding protein FAR1-RELATED SEQUENCE 5-like: MEDNNQLSLEEVRGDNNQEAGNVEVPNENSFVHVLESKLEVGQVVNSVEDTYLLYCQYAHAKGFSVMKGDQRYFSQTNELQSKEFHCSCEGLKDEKCSSKRIPVYQKPVVRTQCKAKLKITREKGCEWWVSRFFEEHNHEMFAPDQTHLLRSARNISHAKKSTLEAMVNAGISVSNAVSFMENEACGPQNIGFIRKDAYDDMSRLKKHTKVENGDATALIQYFINKANKENYFYWNVQLDDDDRVMNFFFRDYRCEVDYEYFGDVLSIDTTYRTNKYNLCGALSS